AAGTAATTCAGAATGTGGCGGATAGGCAGACACCTGTTCCAATTGAATTCGGTGGGGTTGGAGCATTTCCAAATCTGCATCGCCCGCGTGTGCTTTGGGTAGGTGTAAAACAAGGAGCCTCAATTGTGTCGCGGCTGGCGAAGACTGTAAATCTGGAGTTAAAGCATCTCGGTTTTCCGATAGACAATCGCTTTCATCCACACCTTACACTTGCACGCCTCAGAACGCCTGTGAACTTGGAACCAGTAAAAAACACGCTTTGTCAATATGATACAATCAATAGGGCAGTCGTGAACATGGAGGGCATCACACTCATGCGGAGCCAACTTCACCCGAATGGGGCGGTCTATACACCTTTGAATGTATGTCCCTTTCCTGCGTAATCCAAGAATATAAAAGCAACCGTTTTTGGCAGTAAATGCCATGAAGGAGAACCCTTAAAACATGCAAGATGAACAAAAACAGAAAGCCATCGACCAAGCGATCTCACAA
This genomic interval from Candidatus Poribacteria bacterium contains the following:
- the thpR gene encoding RNA 2',3'-cyclic phosphodiesterase, with amino-acid sequence MTTKSDAIRCFVAIEIPQPIQALLKNVQTRLQSEVRRASWTKPGNFHLTLKFLGDVPSETIDSVRKVIQNVADRQTPVPIEFGGVGAFPNLHRPRVLWVGVKQGASIVSRLAKTVNLELKHLGFPIDNRFHPHLTLARLRTPVNLEPVKNTLCQYDTINRAVVNMEGITLMRSQLHPNGAVYTPLNVCPFPA